The following proteins are encoded in a genomic region of Sesamum indicum cultivar Zhongzhi No. 13 linkage group LG8, S_indicum_v1.0, whole genome shotgun sequence:
- the LOC105169192 gene encoding 15-cis-phytoene desaturase, chloroplastic/chromoplastic, with amino-acid sequence MSVAALSFPLSSYSSSNFRNSKSFKLPNATSQQISLDSSPPNKTPSSSQPFRKTGVIVVGAGLAGLAAATRLQSENIPFLLLEASDAVGGRVRTDFVDGFTLDRGFQIFITAYPEARKLLDYDSLNLQRFYSGAKVFYDGRFHTVADPLRHFSDALQSLMNPIGTVIDKLLIALTRIRVLSQSDYDILTADEVKTIDLLRRTGFSDSILDRFFRPFFGGIFFDRELGTTSRLFDFVFKCLALGENTLPKSGISAIPEQLAAKLNPNSILLNSRVVSIDCESEDGVTVNLENGDLLRSDLGVILAIEEFEAVKILAGKTGPGLVKMPVRSTVCLYFSVDSNRVPVKDPVLFLNGSGRGIVNNMFFATNVAPSYAPPGKALVSVSLIGLYDSVPDEELVERVMKELTDWFREGDVRSWRYLRMYRIGFAQPNQCPPTNLMKDPRVKPGLYICGDYVTSATFDGALVSGRRAVEALLKDRATVKV; translated from the coding sequence ATGTCCGTCGCTGCACTCTCTTTTCCCCTCTCTTCTTACTCTTCTTCCAATTTCAGAAACTCCAAATCTTTCAAGCTACCCAATGCAACCTCACAGCAAATATCTCTGGACTCGTCCCCACCCAATAAAACCCCGTCTTCTTCTCAACCATTCAGGAAGACTGGCGTCATTGTGGTCGGCGCCGGGCTAGCTGGTTTAGCTGCCGCTACTCGGCTCCAATCTGAGAACATCCCTTTCCTCCTCCTCGAAGCCTCCGACGCCGTTGGCGGCCGCGTCCGTACGGATTTCGTCGATGGCTTCACTCTCGACCGTGGCTTCCAAATCTTCATTACGGCTTATCCCGAAGCTCGAAAGCTTCTTGATTACGACTCGCTCAATCTCCAAAGATTTTACTCCGGCGCTAAGGTCTTTTACGACGGTCGCTTCCACACCGTAGCTGATCCCCTGCGGCATTTTTCCGATGCCCTCCAGTCTCTAATGAATCCCATTGGTACAGTCATTGATAAGCTGTTGATAGCATTGACTAGAATTAGGGTTTTGAGCCAGTCGGATTACGATATTTTGACTGCGGATGAGGTCAAGACGATTGATTTGTTGAGGAGAACAGGATTTTCGGATTCGATTCTGGACCGGTTTTTCCGACCATTTTTTGGCGGGATTTTCTTCGACAGGGAGCTTGGAACCACTTCCCGTTTGTTCGATTTCGTGTTCAAATGTCTTGCTCTCGGGGAGAATACCCTCCCAAAGAGTGGCATTTCCGCAATTCCAGAGCAATTGGCAGCTAAATTGAATCCAAactcgattttattaaattcaaggGTAGTTTCTATAGATTGTGAGTCAGAGGATGGTGTGACTGTGAATTTGGAAAATGGAGACTTGTTGAGGAGTGATCTTGGAGTCATTCTAGcaattgaagaatttgaagCTGTCAAGATTTTGGCAGGAAAAACAGGGCCTGGTCTGGTGAAGATGCCGGTGAGGAGCACCgtttgcttgtatttttcggTGGATAGCAACAGAGTTCCAGTTAAAGACCCTGTGCTATTTTTAAATGGGTCGGGTCGAGGGATTGTGAATAACATGTTTTTTGCAACCAATGTGGCTCCATCCTATGCTCCTCCAGGAAAAGCGTTGGTGTCTGTATCACTTATCGGGTTGTATGATAGTGTGCCTGATGAAGAGCTGGTAGAACGGGTCATGAAGGAGTTAACAGATTGGTTTAGGGAGGGGGATGTCAGGTCGTGGAGATACTTGCGTATGTACAGAATCGGGTTTGCCCAGCCAAACCAGTGCCCCCCTACAAATTTGATGAAGGATCCGAGAGTGAAGCCTGGGTTGTATATATGCGGGGATTATGTGACTAGTGCCACTTTTGATGGCGCGTTGGTTTCTGGGAGGAGGGCTGTCGAGGCTTTACTGAAAGATAGGGCAACGGTTAAAGTATGA
- the LOC105169191 gene encoding mRNA decay activator protein ZFP36-like isoform X2, with the protein MENQRESKAPKLKSLDGAVSHNVLNLAGGHRYSPMFDPYPSDSSSSPSALVTYLEAADPSSTFETPSVFITPVKVEEDVIVMDGIPVPKSNKGGGEGRMRLATSSNSVIGGLVSGRSHSTSSPSTGGGGRGSGTEQSRYYKNRLCRFWENTGACQFGSGCQFAHGREELRLPRSSGRTKLETFKLNNNLEGSTPSSYGTKYPPISQVKTPPPPLPPAAAEPFSFPSPPTGMDFPTSPSQVKQLSGSTSSSSATANTTPPPPRSDWTPGDDGIDVSLPLGSTEKKNPSKQDVDAHIEKVLYGTKSRKRLPVFVEICPDEFVD; encoded by the exons ATGGAAAACCAGCGCGAGTCCAAAGCTCCGAAGCTCAAGTCCTTAGACGGCGCCGTCTCACACAACGTGCTGAATTTGGCCGGAGGTCACCGCTACAGTCCAATGTTCGATCCATACCCATCCGACAGTTCGAGTTCTCCGTCTGCGCTGGTGACGTATCTTGAGGCTGCCGATCCGTCGTCCACCTTCGAGACTCCATCGGTATTCATTACGCCGGTGAAGGTCGAGGAGGATGTGATTGTTATGGATGGGATTCCGGTGCCGAAGTCCAATAAAGGAGGCGGTGAAGGAAGAATGAGGCTAGCGACGTCATCCAATTCCGTTATTGGCGGTCTTGTTAGCGGGAGATCGCATTCAACTTCTTCACCGTCAACCGGTGGTGGCGGTAGAGGTAGCGGCACCGAGCAGAGCAGATACTATAAGAATAGGCTGTGCCGTTTTTGGGAGAATACTGGTGCATGCCAATTTGGCTCCGGATGCCAG TTCGCACATGGCAGAGAGGAGCTGCGCCTTCCTCGTTCCTCGGGCAGGACCAAACTTGAG ACCTTCAAATTGAACAACAATTTAGAGGGATCAACCCCATCATCATATGGCACAAAATATCCCCCAATTAGCCAAGTCAaaacaccaccaccaccactgcCACCCGCAGCAGCAGAACCCTTCTCATTTCCATCGCCACCAACGGGAATGGACTTCCCCACATCACCCAGCCAAGTCAAACAACTTTCTGGAAGTACCAGTTCCAGCAGCGCAACCGCAAATACTACTCCGCCCCCGCCCAGATCTGATTGGACTCCTGGGGACGACGGGATTGATGTCAGTTTGCCATTGGGTTCAACAGAGAAAAAGAACCCCTCCAAACAAGATGTGGATGCTCACATAGAGAAAGTGCTTTACGGGACTAAGTCAAGAAAGCGATTGCCTGTGTTTGTGGAAATTTGCCCTGACGAATTCGTTGATTAA
- the LOC105169191 gene encoding uncharacterized protein LOC105169191 isoform X1 — MENQRESKAPKLKSLDGAVSHNVLNLAGGHRYSPMFDPYPSDSSSSPSALVTYLEAADPSSTFETPSVFITPVKVEEDVIVMDGIPVPKSNKGGGEGRMRLATSSNSVIGGLVSGRSHSTSSPSTGGGGRGSGTEQSRYYKNRLCRFWENTGACQFGSGCQVNCSHSLFHYSDPTVNFLLKIYLRFAHGREELRLPRSSGRTKLETFKLNNNLEGSTPSSYGTKYPPISQVKTPPPPLPPAAAEPFSFPSPPTGMDFPTSPSQVKQLSGSTSSSSATANTTPPPPRSDWTPGDDGIDVSLPLGSTEKKNPSKQDVDAHIEKVLYGTKSRKRLPVFVEICPDEFVD, encoded by the exons ATGGAAAACCAGCGCGAGTCCAAAGCTCCGAAGCTCAAGTCCTTAGACGGCGCCGTCTCACACAACGTGCTGAATTTGGCCGGAGGTCACCGCTACAGTCCAATGTTCGATCCATACCCATCCGACAGTTCGAGTTCTCCGTCTGCGCTGGTGACGTATCTTGAGGCTGCCGATCCGTCGTCCACCTTCGAGACTCCATCGGTATTCATTACGCCGGTGAAGGTCGAGGAGGATGTGATTGTTATGGATGGGATTCCGGTGCCGAAGTCCAATAAAGGAGGCGGTGAAGGAAGAATGAGGCTAGCGACGTCATCCAATTCCGTTATTGGCGGTCTTGTTAGCGGGAGATCGCATTCAACTTCTTCACCGTCAACCGGTGGTGGCGGTAGAGGTAGCGGCACCGAGCAGAGCAGATACTATAAGAATAGGCTGTGCCGTTTTTGGGAGAATACTGGTGCATGCCAATTTGGCTCCGGATGCCAGGTCAATTgctctcactctctcttccATTATTCTGATCCGACGgttaattttcttctcaagATTTATCTACGG TTCGCACATGGCAGAGAGGAGCTGCGCCTTCCTCGTTCCTCGGGCAGGACCAAACTTGAG ACCTTCAAATTGAACAACAATTTAGAGGGATCAACCCCATCATCATATGGCACAAAATATCCCCCAATTAGCCAAGTCAaaacaccaccaccaccactgcCACCCGCAGCAGCAGAACCCTTCTCATTTCCATCGCCACCAACGGGAATGGACTTCCCCACATCACCCAGCCAAGTCAAACAACTTTCTGGAAGTACCAGTTCCAGCAGCGCAACCGCAAATACTACTCCGCCCCCGCCCAGATCTGATTGGACTCCTGGGGACGACGGGATTGATGTCAGTTTGCCATTGGGTTCAACAGAGAAAAAGAACCCCTCCAAACAAGATGTGGATGCTCACATAGAGAAAGTGCTTTACGGGACTAAGTCAAGAAAGCGATTGCCTGTGTTTGTGGAAATTTGCCCTGACGAATTCGTTGATTAA
- the LOC105169193 gene encoding LOW QUALITY PROTEIN: uncharacterized protein LOC105169193 (The sequence of the model RefSeq protein was modified relative to this genomic sequence to represent the inferred CDS: inserted 2 bases in 1 codon), protein MYSSFCGDLFKNCNVGDTTLRLDGFGYRTREGVTLSNNETNIGGQGNTPDDGCKLVLGLGPTPSAYSIECPPSSDNKTKGLSAVFTQVLSTQHDSILKLGLSGSADAFSNMLDFSASTQSHVDATNQLDQVSADGNQRVIPVVDEGSTSAKKSGGYMRSLIMAPRMEKVEVSVTLNKSFELSAKSDCQLSPLSSKPSNVSNHSISAVSEPGSATLSADHRGSYIRRCKFAGCTKGARGATGLCIGHGGGQRCQKLGCNKGAESRTAYCKAHGGGKRCQQLGCTKSAEGKTDYCIAHGGGRRCGHPGGCTKAARGKSGLCIKHGGGKRCKVEGCTRSAEGQVGLCISHGGGRRCQFLSCTKGAQGSTTFCKAHGGGKRCIFAGCTKGAEGSTPLCKGHGGGKRCMFDGGGICPKSVHGGTNFCVAHGGGKRCSIPGCTKSARGKTDCCVKHGGGKRCKIENCGKSAQGSTDFCKAHGGGKRCNWGEGKCEKFARGKNGLCAAHSSLVQXALVPATASTAQSNFNNTCSSSGVTAISDTINSFEKPAKRQQLIPPQVLVPLSMKTSSSYSRPLGSEKQLERSSGGDGVGSNDARKSIDFIVPEGRVHGGGLLSLLGGNLNNVINGI, encoded by the exons ATGTATTCCTCTTTTTGTGGTGATCTCTTTAAGAATTGTAATGTCGGAGATACTACCCTGCGGTTGGATGGCTTTGGATACCGAACACGTGAAGGTGTCACACTTAGCAACAATGAAACTAATATTGGTGGTCAAGGAAATACCCCAGACGATGGATGCAAATTAGTTCTAGGATTGGGCCCGACGCCAAGTGCCTATTCTATTGAGTGTCCCCCTTCAAGTGATAACAAAACTAAGGGACTTTCCGCCGTATTTACTCAAGTGTTGTCAACTCAACATGATTCAATTTTGAAGCTCGGGCTGTCAGGGAGCGCTGATGCATTTTCCAATATGCTCGACTTTTCAGCTTCCACTCAGAGTCATGTTGATGCAACTAATCAGCTTGATCAAGTGTCTGCAGATGGTAACCAACGTGTGATTCCTGTTGTTGATGAGGGTTCTACGTCAGCCAAGAAATCAGGAGGCTATATGAGGAGCCTTATTATGGCTCCAAGAATGGAAAAGGTTGAGGTGTCGGTGACCCTGAACAAGTCTTTTGAACTTAGTGCGAAATCTGATTGTCAACTTTCTCCTCTGAGTTCTAAACCTTCAAATGTCTCTAATCACTCCATCAGTGCTGTATCTGAGCCTGGAAGTGCTACATTATCAGCAGATCACAGAGGCAGCTATATCAGAAGATGCAAGTTTGCTGGGTGTACAAAAGGAGCGAGAGGGGCAACAGGTCTGTGCATTGGCCATGGGGGCGGACAGAGATGCCAAAAGCTGGGTTGCAATAAAGGTGCAGAAAGCCGAACGGCATATTGCAAAGCCCATGGAGGAGGGAAAAGGTGTCAGCAATTAGGATGCACCAAGAGTGCTGAGGGAAAGACAGATTACTGCATAGCACATGGTGGTGGGAGACGTTGTGGACATCCAGGAGGTTGCACAAAAGCGGCACGTGGTAAATCTGGTCTTTGCATCAAGCATGGTGGGGGAAAGAGGTGTAAGGTCGAAGGCTGCACCAGGAGTGCTGAAGGACAGGTTGGCCTGTGCATCTCTCACGGTGGTGGACGACGTTGTCAGTTCCTCAGCTGTACTAAAGGTGCGCAGGGGAGTACCACATTCTGTAAAGCGCACGGTGGTGGAAAGAGATGCATATTTGCTGGCTGCACAAAAGGTGCCGAAGGAAGCACACCGCTCTGCAAAGGGCACGGTGGTGGGAAACGTTGCATGTTTGATGGTGGTGGGATATGCCCAAAAAGTGTGCATGGAGGTACAAATTTCTGTGTTGCCCATGGAGGAGGAAAGAGGTGTTCCATTCCCGGTTGCACCAAGAGTGCCCGTGGCAAGACTGATTGTTGTGTCAAACATGGTGGGGGAAAACGGTGCAAGATCGAAAATTGCGGGAAGAGTGCTCAGGGTAGTACTGACTTCTGCAAGGCCCACGGAGGTGGAAAGAGGTGCAACTGGGGTGAGGGGAAATGCGAAAAATTTGCAAGAGGAAAGAATGGTCTCTGCGCTGCACACAGCAGCCTGGTTCA GGCCCTAGTACCGGCTACCGCATCAACTGCTCAAAGCAACTTTAACAACACATGTTCATCGTCGGGTGTAACTGCAATCTCAGACACAATCAACTCATTCGAGAAGCCAGCCAAACGGCAACAGCTCATCCCTCCTCAGGTACTGGTTCCTTTGTCGATGAAGACCTCATCGTCTTACTCAAGACCGTTGGGTTCGGAGAAGCAACTGGAAAGGAGCAGCGGGGGTGATGGCGTCGGCAGCAATGATGCAAGAAAGAGCATCGATTTCATCGTTCCTGAGGGCAGAGTCCATGGTGGTGGACTGCTGTCCTTGCTAGGAGGAAATCtcaataatgtaataaatggGATTTGA
- the LOC105169194 gene encoding beta-xylosidase/alpha-L-arabinofuranosidase 2 isoform X1 has product MAPAEHYLLLCVPILCFILSVSRPVFAERKPVFACDVTSNPGLMNFSFCDPSLDLKTRMDDLVSRLTLQEKFGWLVSGARGVSRLGIPNYEWWSEALHGVSYTGPGTKFASPVPGATSFPQVILTAGTFNESLFELIGKVVSTEARAMYNVGLAGLTFWSPNVNIFRDPRWGRGQETPGEDPLLSSKYGAAYVRGLQQTDDDNEERLKVAACCKHYTAYDLDNWKGIQRYTFNALVTQQDLDDTYQPPFKSCVLEGNVASVMCSYNQVNGKPTCGDPDLLAGVIRGEWKLNGYIVSDCDSLNEMFNSQHYTKTPEETAALAMKSGLDLNCGSFLITHAPAAVSRGLLNITDIDRAVANNFATLMRLGFFDGDPSNQLYGNLGAGDVCTPENQELAREVARQGIVLLKNTENSLPLSPTTIKSMAVIGPNANVTHTMLGNYEGTPCKYTTPLQGLMASVPTVYQPGCADVLCATAQVDDAKKIASTADAVVLVMGSDQSIERESLDRVNITLPGEQQNLITEVAKVSKGPVILVIMSGGGMDVQFAKDDPKITSILWVGFPGEAGGAAIADVIYGYYNPCGRLPMTWYPQSYVEQVDMTNMNMRPDPATGYPGRTYRFYTGPTVFKFGDGLSYSQFDHQLVTAPKLISIPLEEGHVCKSSTCWSIDAVERSCKNAAVNVHLRVKNVGNYSGSHTVLLFSSPPQVHNAAQKHLLGFEKLHLTPQAEGQVRFDIDVCKHLSVVDENGARKVALGEHVLHVGSLTHSLNVMI; this is encoded by the exons ATGGCCCCTGCAGAACACTATCTTCTCCTTTGCGTTCCCATCCTCTGTTTCATTCTGTCAGTTTCCAGGCCCGTTTTTGCTGAGAGAAAGCCCGTTTTCGCCTGCGATGTGACGAGCAATCCGGGGTTGATGAATTTTAGCTTCTGTGATCCGTCATTGGACCTGAAAACCCGAATGGATGATCTGGTGAGTAGGCTGACGTTGCAAGAGAAATTCGGGTGGCTGGTGAGTGGTGCAAGGGGAGTGAGCAGGCTTGGAATCCCGAACTACGAGTGGTGGTCTGAGGCTTTACATGGAGTCTCCTACACCGGACCTGGAACCAAGTTTGCGAGCCCGGTTCCAGGGGCCACTAGCTTTCCTCAGGTCATTCTCACTGCGGGAACCTTCAATGAGTCTCTGTTCGAGCTCATTGGAAAG GTGGTTTCCACTGAGGCAAGAGCAATGTACAATGTTGGACTAGCAGGATTGACATTTTGGTCCCCGAACGTCAACATATTTCGTGACCCCAGATGGGGGCGAGGCCAAGAAACTCCAGGAGAAGACCCTCTGCTTTCCAGCAAGTACGGTGCAGCTTATGTAAGAGGCTTGCAGCAAACAGACGATGATAATGAAGAAAGACTCAAAGTTGCTGCTTGCTGTAAACATTACACTGCTTATGATTTGGATAATTGGAAAGGGATACAGAGATACACTTTCAATGCTCTG GTAACGCAGCAAGATTTGGATGACACATACCAGCCCCCATTCAAGAGCTGTGTTCTTGAGGGAAACGTTGCTAGTGTGATGTGTTCGTATAATCAAGTTAATGGCAAGCCGACGTGTGGTGACCCTGACCTCTTGGCTGGTGTCATTCGAGGCGAATGGAAATTGAATGG GTACATCGTTTCAGACTGTGATTCTCTAAATGAAATGTTCAATTCCCAACATTACACCAAAACTCCCGAGGAGACTGCTGCTTTGGCTATGAAATCAG GCTTGGATCTTAACTGTGGATCTTTCTTGATCACGCATGCTCCAGCTGCAGTAAGTCGTGGGCTTCTAAACATAACGGACATCGACAGAGCTGTGGCAAACAATTTTGCAACGTTGATGAGACTAGGGTTCTTTGATGGGGATCCAAGCAACCAACTTTATGGTAATCTTGGTGCTGGAGATGTGTGCACCCCAGAAAATCAAGAACTTGCCCGCGAAGTAGCACGACAAGGGATTGTTCTGCTCAAGAACACTGAAAACTCACTGCCTTTATCCCCTACGACCATCAAGTCCATGGCAGTGATCGGCCCCAATGCTAATGTAACCCACACCATGCTTGGAAATTATGAAG GCACACCTTGTAAGTATACGACCCCATTGCAAGGCCTAATGGCCTCTGTCCCAACAGTGTACCAGCCGGGATGTGCAGACGTGTTGTGTGCCACTGCTCAAGTAGATGATGCCAAGAAAATAGCATCCACAGCTGATGCTGTTGTTCTAGTTATGGGCTCGGACCAATCCATCGAGAGAGAAAGCCTGGACAGGGTGAATATAACTCTTCCAGGAGAGCAGCAAAATTTGATAACTGAGGTTGCAAAAGTGTCCAAAGGACCTGTAATTCTTGTTATAATGTCTGGAGGGGGCATGGATGTCCAGTTTGCAAAAGATGATCCAAAAATCACTAGCATTCTCTGGGTTGGTTTCCCTGGAGAAGCAGGTGGAGCTGCTATCGCAGATGTGATCTATGGATACTACAATCCAT GTGGAAGACTACCTATGACTTGGTACCCACAATCATACGTTGAACAGGTTGACATGACTAACATGAACATGAGACCAGACCCCGCGACAGGGTACCCTGGTCGAACTTATCGCTTCTACACCGGGCCAACAGTCTTCAAATTCGGAGACGGGCTCAGCTACTCTCAGTTCGACCACCAGTTAGTCACAGCCCCAAAGCTCATCTCCATCCCGTTGGAAGAAGGGCACGTTTGTAAGTCCTCAACGTGTTGGTCCATCGATGCTGTTGAGCGTAGCTGCAAGAACGCAGCTGTCAACGTTCATCTAAGAGTAAAAAATGTAGGAAATTACAGCGGAAGTCACACGGTTCTCTTGTTCTCTAGCCCTCCACAGGTGCATAATGCAGCTCAGAAACACTTGTTGGGATTTGAAAAGCTGCATTTGACACCACAGGCAGAAGGGCAGGTGAGATTCGACATCGATGTTTGCAAGCATTTGAGTGTGGTGGATGAAAATGGTGCAAGGAAAGTGGCGTTGGGAGAGCATGTTCTTCATGTAGGAAGCTTGACACATTCCTTGAATGTAatgatttga
- the LOC105169194 gene encoding beta-xylosidase/alpha-L-arabinofuranosidase 1 isoform X2: protein MCSYNQVNGKPTCGDPDLLAGVIRGEWKLNGYIVSDCDSLNEMFNSQHYTKTPEETAALAMKSGLDLNCGSFLITHAPAAVSRGLLNITDIDRAVANNFATLMRLGFFDGDPSNQLYGNLGAGDVCTPENQELAREVARQGIVLLKNTENSLPLSPTTIKSMAVIGPNANVTHTMLGNYEGTPCKYTTPLQGLMASVPTVYQPGCADVLCATAQVDDAKKIASTADAVVLVMGSDQSIERESLDRVNITLPGEQQNLITEVAKVSKGPVILVIMSGGGMDVQFAKDDPKITSILWVGFPGEAGGAAIADVIYGYYNPCGRLPMTWYPQSYVEQVDMTNMNMRPDPATGYPGRTYRFYTGPTVFKFGDGLSYSQFDHQLVTAPKLISIPLEEGHVCKSSTCWSIDAVERSCKNAAVNVHLRVKNVGNYSGSHTVLLFSSPPQVHNAAQKHLLGFEKLHLTPQAEGQVRFDIDVCKHLSVVDENGARKVALGEHVLHVGSLTHSLNVMI from the exons ATGTGTTCGTATAATCAAGTTAATGGCAAGCCGACGTGTGGTGACCCTGACCTCTTGGCTGGTGTCATTCGAGGCGAATGGAAATTGAATGG GTACATCGTTTCAGACTGTGATTCTCTAAATGAAATGTTCAATTCCCAACATTACACCAAAACTCCCGAGGAGACTGCTGCTTTGGCTATGAAATCAG GCTTGGATCTTAACTGTGGATCTTTCTTGATCACGCATGCTCCAGCTGCAGTAAGTCGTGGGCTTCTAAACATAACGGACATCGACAGAGCTGTGGCAAACAATTTTGCAACGTTGATGAGACTAGGGTTCTTTGATGGGGATCCAAGCAACCAACTTTATGGTAATCTTGGTGCTGGAGATGTGTGCACCCCAGAAAATCAAGAACTTGCCCGCGAAGTAGCACGACAAGGGATTGTTCTGCTCAAGAACACTGAAAACTCACTGCCTTTATCCCCTACGACCATCAAGTCCATGGCAGTGATCGGCCCCAATGCTAATGTAACCCACACCATGCTTGGAAATTATGAAG GCACACCTTGTAAGTATACGACCCCATTGCAAGGCCTAATGGCCTCTGTCCCAACAGTGTACCAGCCGGGATGTGCAGACGTGTTGTGTGCCACTGCTCAAGTAGATGATGCCAAGAAAATAGCATCCACAGCTGATGCTGTTGTTCTAGTTATGGGCTCGGACCAATCCATCGAGAGAGAAAGCCTGGACAGGGTGAATATAACTCTTCCAGGAGAGCAGCAAAATTTGATAACTGAGGTTGCAAAAGTGTCCAAAGGACCTGTAATTCTTGTTATAATGTCTGGAGGGGGCATGGATGTCCAGTTTGCAAAAGATGATCCAAAAATCACTAGCATTCTCTGGGTTGGTTTCCCTGGAGAAGCAGGTGGAGCTGCTATCGCAGATGTGATCTATGGATACTACAATCCAT GTGGAAGACTACCTATGACTTGGTACCCACAATCATACGTTGAACAGGTTGACATGACTAACATGAACATGAGACCAGACCCCGCGACAGGGTACCCTGGTCGAACTTATCGCTTCTACACCGGGCCAACAGTCTTCAAATTCGGAGACGGGCTCAGCTACTCTCAGTTCGACCACCAGTTAGTCACAGCCCCAAAGCTCATCTCCATCCCGTTGGAAGAAGGGCACGTTTGTAAGTCCTCAACGTGTTGGTCCATCGATGCTGTTGAGCGTAGCTGCAAGAACGCAGCTGTCAACGTTCATCTAAGAGTAAAAAATGTAGGAAATTACAGCGGAAGTCACACGGTTCTCTTGTTCTCTAGCCCTCCACAGGTGCATAATGCAGCTCAGAAACACTTGTTGGGATTTGAAAAGCTGCATTTGACACCACAGGCAGAAGGGCAGGTGAGATTCGACATCGATGTTTGCAAGCATTTGAGTGTGGTGGATGAAAATGGTGCAAGGAAAGTGGCGTTGGGAGAGCATGTTCTTCATGTAGGAAGCTTGACACATTCCTTGAATGTAatgatttga